A segment of the Leptospiraceae bacterium genome:
CCACTCCCACGTTAACCTTGGTTTTGAATTTGACTCCTTCCATCTTAAGCTGTTCCAGTCTTCGATCAATACGCCACTTTTCCATTTTGAAGTCCGGTATTCCGTATCGAAGTAACCCGCCGATTCGATCTTCACGTTCAAAGACGGTAACGGAATGTCCTTTTCTTGCAAGTTGTTGAGCAGCAGCTAATCCTGCTGGACCTGATCCCACGATGGCAACTTTTTTACCTGTTAAAAAATCAGGAGGAAGAGGTTCTACCCAACCTTCTTCGAAACCTCTTTCAATGATCGTTCGTTCGATATTTTTGATAGAGACGGGGTTATCAATCAAACCTAATGTGCAGGCGTATTCACAAGGAGCTGGACAAAGCATACCTGTAAACTCAGGAAAATTATTCGTTTGATGCAGTCGATCCAATGCTTCTTTCCACTGTCCGTGATAAACCAATTCGTTCCACTCAGGGATTAAGTTATCAACAGGACATCCAGTATCACCTTGACAAAAAGGGATTCCACAATCCATGCAGCGAGCTGCTTGGATTCGCGCTGTTGTATCATCGTAGGATTTTTCAAATTCTTTGAAGTGAGTGACTCTTTTTTCGACTGGTTCCCTTGGGATGTCACTTCTTTTGTATTCTAAAAAACCTGTGATTTTACCCATGGAGCACCTCCTCGATTTCTTCTTCTTTTTCTTTTAAACCTGATAATTCTTCTTCTTCTAATTTCTGTAAAGCCAATTTGTAATCACCTGGCATTACTTTTACGAAATTACCAATTTCGTTTTCCCAGTTGTCTAAGATTTCTTTTGCTCTTTTTGATTTTGTGTATTGATAATGTTTAGTGAGCATATTCTTCACAAACTCTATTTCTTTTGGGTTGATAAGTTCTTCTATGTCCACCATAGATAAGTTGACGTTTCTTTCGAATACTTTCTCTGGATCCCAAACATACGCAATGCCACCGGACATACCCGCTGCAAAGTTTCTTCCTGTTTTACCCAGGATGATTACCCTGCCAGCAGTCATATATTCACAGCCATGATCGCCTACACCTTCAACCACTGCATACACGCCTGAGTTTCTGACGGCAAATCTTTCTCCCGCTACTCCATTAATATAAGCTTCCCCTGATGTAGCACCATAGAAACAAGTATTACCAATAATTATGTTTTCTGATGGATCTAACTCAGACTCTTCTGGAGTTTGGATAATGATTTTTCCGCCACTCAAGCCTTTCCCAACGTAATCATTTGCTTGTCCTTTTAAGTGGAGTGTAACCCCTTTTGTTAAGAAGGCACCGAAACTTTGACCAGCATAACCTCTTAAGTAAATTTTGATAGTATCTTCTGGTAATCCTTCGTTTCCATATCTTCTTGCAATTTCTCCTGAGATTATGGTTCCGAAAGCTCGATTTTCGTTGTTAATGTCCAGATGGAGTTCAACCGGATTGAAATTCTCAATAGCATCTTTGATTTTATCCATGATTTTATAATCCAACTGTTTTTCTAATCCGTGATCCTGTTTTTTGGTGCAGTAGAGTTGTGTATTAGGATAAGGGGTGACTTTTCTTAGAATATTTCCCATGTAGATACCACGAGCTTTCCAGTGATCACGAGGTTTATTAAACTTAATACGATGAACCTGACCTATCATTTCATTCATTGTTCGATAGCCGAGTTTCGCCATGTATTCTCGAACTTCCCTTGCAACAAAATAGAGGTAGTTTATTAGATACTCTGGTTTTCCCGTGAATTTTTTACGAAGTATAGGATTTTGCGTTGCAACCCCAACAGGACAAGTATTGAGATGGCATTTTCTCATCATAATGCAACCCATGACAATCATGGCAGAAGTGGCAAAACCAAATTCTTCAGCTCCGAGTAATGCGGCATAAACAACATCTAAACCATTCATCATTTTTCCATCAGTGGCTAACACAACTCTGTCTCTTAGTCCTTGTATGAGCAATGTTTGTTGAGTTTCTGAAAGTCCGATTTCCCATGGAGTTCCTGCGTAATGTATCGAAGAAATGGGGCTTGCTCCGGTTCCTCCATCATGTCCTGAGATCAGGATGTGATCAGCATGAGCTTTAGCAACTCCTGCTGCAATTGTCCCTACCCCCACACAAGAAACTAATTTTACACTAATTCTTGCTGTGGGATTGACGTTTTTTAAATCGAAAATCAATTGGGCTAAATCTTCAATGGAATAAATATCGTGATGTGGTGGTGGAGAAATCAAAGTCACACCTGGCGTTGAGTGCCGGATTTTGGCAATGATTTTATCCACTTTGAAGCCGGGGAGTTGTCCACCTTCTCCTGGTTTAGCTCCTTGTGCGATTTTGATTTGTATGTCTGATGCATTCACCAAATAATTCGTTGTTACGCCAAATCGACCAGAAGCTACTTGCTTGATGGCACTATTCATGCTATCCCCATTAGGTAGTGGCTTATATCGTATTGGATCTTCTCCACCCTCTCCGGAGTTGGATTTTCCGCCAATTCGATTCATTGCAATTGCGATATTGACATGAGCTTCCCAAGAAAGAGCCCCAAAACTCATGGCTCCAGTATGAAATCTTTTTAGAATGGATTCTTCTGGTTCGACTTCTTCAATAGGGACAGGAGGTTCTGAATAATCCAATTCAAAAAGACTACGTAAAGTGATCTTGTCTTTATTTCCTTCATAGATGTCTCGACTGAATTCTTTGTATAAGTCATAATCATTTCTTATGGCAGCTTGCTGGAGTTTAAAAATGGTCATGGGAGTCAAAAGGTGAGACTCTGAGTATTTCCTCCAATAATGTATCCCACCTACGTGGAGCTGACCAGGAATTAAGTTTTTATCGAATGCTTTTCGATGACGACGTACTGTTTCTTCTTCGAGCATCTCAAGACTGAGTCCCTCGATATGGGTGGGTGTGCCAGTGAAGTATAGATTTACTAACTCTGAGTCTAATCCCACTGCTTCATAAATTTGAGCTCCACAGTAACTTTGCAATGTAGAAATTCCCATCTTACTAAAAATCTTTAATAATCCTTTTTGGATTGCTTTGATGTAGTTTTTTCGGGCTTCTCGGAAATCTCGGATTTCTCCTAAAATACCTTGTTTCACTAAATCGTAAATAGTTTCAAAAGCCAAGTAGGGATTGATTGCATTCGCTCCATAACCAATCAACATCGCAAAATGAGCGACTTCTCGTGGTTCTCCCGACTCAACAATAATGCTGGTTTTTGTTCTTAAACCTGCACGTATGAGAAAATGATGAACTCCTGCGGTGGCTAATAAACTAGGTATAGGAGCCATATTTCTTGCAACGCCCCTATCGGAAAGTATGATGATGTTATAACCTTTTCGTATTGCTTGTGCAGCTTCATCACAAATTTGATCTAGACGATTTCTCATTCCATGTTTTTGATCAGGATCGAAGAGAATATTTATCGTTATGGTTTTGAATTTTCCAATGGAAATGCTTCGTATTTTTTCTAGTTCGTTGTTGGTGAGTATGGGATTTTTCAATTCTATTCGATGTGCATATTCAGGTTTTTCATCCAAAAGATTTCCTTCTGGTCCTAAGTAGCTTGTCAAATCCATTACAATTTCTTCACGAATGGGATCAATCGGAGGATTAGTAACTTGAGCAAATACTTGTTTAAAATAACGAAACAAGGGTTGGGGTTCAGACGATAAGATTGCTAAAGAAACATCATCTCCCATTGCTCCCGTAGGTTCTTCTCCTTTCTCCGCCATCGGTTTCATTGTCTGATAAACATCTTCTGTAGTGTATCCAAAGATTCTTTGTCTTTCAACAACGGTTGAATGATCTGGCTGAGGTATAAAAGGAGGATCAGGTAGTTCCTCTAATCGAATTGTATATTTTTTAATCCATTCTTTGTAGGGTTTTTGTTTAACAATCCTATGTTTGATTTCTTCGTCTTCAACAATCCTTCCTTCGTTGAGATCGATAAAAAACATTTTTCCAGGTTGCAACCTTCCACTTTTGACAATCCTTTCTGGTTCAACGGGAATCACACCTACTTCAGATGCCATGATTACGATGTTGTCTTTTGTAACGATATAACGTGCTGGACGTAATCCATTTCTATCTAACGTAGCTCCAATTACATTTCCATCAGAAAATACAATCGCAGCTGGCCCATCCCATGGTTCCAACAACATGGCATGGTATTCATAAAAGGCTTTTTTATCTTCATCGATGTCAGGATTTTTGGACCATGCCTCAGGAATCATCATCATAATTGCATGAGGTAAACTTCTTCCCCCCATGTAAAGTAGTTCTGCTACCGAGTCAAATGTAGCAGAGTCACTTTGCCCCACCATAATGATGGGAAGCATCCTTTTGAGGTCCTTCCCAAAGTATTTGGATGCCATTACCATTTGTCGGGCTTCCATCCAATTCACATTTCCACGTAGGGTATTGATTTCACCATTATGAGCAATCATTCGGAATGGTTGTGCCAAGTCCCATGTGGGTAGAGTGTTGGTTGAAAATCTCATATGTATCATGGTATAAGCGGATTCTATATCAGGATCAGTAATATCAGGATAGAAGTTAATCAATTGATCAGCCTTGAGCATTCCCTTGTAATTAATGGTTCTACTTGAAAAAGAAGGCACGTAGTATTGACTTCGATCTAATTTGAGCTCTGCCCGAATTCTTCGGTCAATCACTCTTCGAATCAAGAACAACTTTCGTTCAAACTCCATTTGATCTTGGATGTTTTCATTTGCTTCTACAAAAGCTTGCATAAAAAACGGTAGGGTTTTTTTCGCCAACTCACCACAATATTGTTCGTTGATAGGAACTTCCCTCCAACCTAAGAAGATTTGTCCTTCATCAAGAACTACTTTTTCTATGATGTTTTGGACTTTTTCTCGAAGGCTTCTTCTTCGTGGCATGTAAAAAAATCCAACAGCATACCTTCCGTAATCAGGAAGTTGTATTTGTAGTTTTTCATTTTCTATAACTTTTCGGAAAAACTTGTCAGGGATTTGGATTTGGATGCCAGCGCCATCTCCTGTTTCTGGGTCAGCACCGACAGCACCACGATGCTCTAATTTTTTTATAACTTGTAATCCTAATCGGACAATATGATTGGATTTTTTTCCTGTAAAATCTGCTACAAATCCCACACCACAGGAGTTTTTATGATATTCTGGTCTATACAAACCTTGAGGTTTTTCTAGGTTTTTTAAGGTGCGATTGTTAAGTTCCATTTTTTTCCCTCTTTAGGTCTAATCCTTTTAGGTTATTAGTTATATTTGAAATTTGATTTTAAAAACCTGACTGTTATTTGAAATTGCTTTTTTTAAATTGAATTTATCGTGTCAGGAAAATATCAATTACCAAAATTTTAAGATTACTTTATTTTGTAAATAATAATAAAGAAACATACGAAAACAAATACTTTATCCCAATGGATACATGATATCGTTCGAAATTTGATCAATTTCCTTCAAAATTTCTTTATCTAATTTAATTTCTGTTGCACTGAATATTTCATCAAGTTGTTCTGAGTTTGTTACACCAAAGATTACAGATGCGACAAAATCTTGTTGTAAAATCCAAGCTATGGATAAGGTCGTAGTTGAAATGTTGAGTTTTTCTGCTATTGGTTTAAGTCTATTAACGGTTTCTAAGGTTTTTTCGTTGATGTATTTTTTTACTTGTCTTTTTTGTCTTTCCCCCATGTTTTTGTAAATACTGAATCGAGCATTTTCTGGCGGATTTTCTTGGTTGTATTTTCCTGTGGTTACACCTCCAGCTAAGGGTGAATAGGGAAGTAAACTCACTTGTTCTTTACGAGAAATCTCTGCTAATGAGTCTTCAAATCTTCGGTTCAATATGCTGTAATTGTTTTGTATGGTTTCGTATCGGATGAGGTGATACTTATCGCTCACCCATAGACTTTTCATTAATCCCCACGGGGTTTCGTTGGAACAGCCTGCAATCCGGATTTTCCCTTGTTCTTTAAGTTTCGTCAGGGAAGATAAAATTTCGTAATAATAGGCTTCGTGATCAGCTCTCGGATCATTCCAGTGGATTTGATACAAATCAATATAATCCGTTTGAAGTCTTTTTAAACTGCCTTCGATTGCCTTTGTAATGTGGTGTTGATCTAAAGTAGTCAAACCACTTCGAACTGGGGGTACAAACCAACCATGAGAAGGTCCACTGACTTTTGTTGCTATAATGATTGAATCTCGAGGCTTGGTCCTGAACCATTTCCCCAAGATTTCTTCTGTGCGAAAGACCCATTTTTCATCGGGTGGCACAGGATAAATTTCAGCTGTATCAAAAAAATTTATACCAAAATCATAAGCTTTATCTAAGATTCGAAAACTTTCTTCTTCTGAAACAAAAGAACCAAAAGTCATAGTTCCCAAACAGAGTTGAGACACGAAAATAGGACTTCTACCCAATCTTTTATGCTTCATGTTAATACGTGTTTTTGCTATCAATG
Coding sequences within it:
- the gltB gene encoding glutamate synthase large subunit, whose protein sequence is MELNNRTLKNLEKPQGLYRPEYHKNSCGVGFVADFTGKKSNHIVRLGLQVIKKLEHRGAVGADPETGDGAGIQIQIPDKFFRKVIENEKLQIQLPDYGRYAVGFFYMPRRRSLREKVQNIIEKVVLDEGQIFLGWREVPINEQYCGELAKKTLPFFMQAFVEANENIQDQMEFERKLFLIRRVIDRRIRAELKLDRSQYYVPSFSSRTINYKGMLKADQLINFYPDITDPDIESAYTMIHMRFSTNTLPTWDLAQPFRMIAHNGEINTLRGNVNWMEARQMVMASKYFGKDLKRMLPIIMVGQSDSATFDSVAELLYMGGRSLPHAIMMMIPEAWSKNPDIDEDKKAFYEYHAMLLEPWDGPAAIVFSDGNVIGATLDRNGLRPARYIVTKDNIVIMASEVGVIPVEPERIVKSGRLQPGKMFFIDLNEGRIVEDEEIKHRIVKQKPYKEWIKKYTIRLEELPDPPFIPQPDHSTVVERQRIFGYTTEDVYQTMKPMAEKGEEPTGAMGDDVSLAILSSEPQPLFRYFKQVFAQVTNPPIDPIREEIVMDLTSYLGPEGNLLDEKPEYAHRIELKNPILTNNELEKIRSISIGKFKTITINILFDPDQKHGMRNRLDQICDEAAQAIRKGYNIIILSDRGVARNMAPIPSLLATAGVHHFLIRAGLRTKTSIIVESGEPREVAHFAMLIGYGANAINPYLAFETIYDLVKQGILGEIRDFREARKNYIKAIQKGLLKIFSKMGISTLQSYCGAQIYEAVGLDSELVNLYFTGTPTHIEGLSLEMLEEETVRRHRKAFDKNLIPGQLHVGGIHYWRKYSESHLLTPMTIFKLQQAAIRNDYDLYKEFSRDIYEGNKDKITLRSLFELDYSEPPVPIEEVEPEESILKRFHTGAMSFGALSWEAHVNIAIAMNRIGGKSNSGEGGEDPIRYKPLPNGDSMNSAIKQVASGRFGVTTNYLVNASDIQIKIAQGAKPGEGGQLPGFKVDKIIAKIRHSTPGVTLISPPPHHDIYSIEDLAQLIFDLKNVNPTARISVKLVSCVGVGTIAAGVAKAHADHILISGHDGGTGASPISSIHYAGTPWEIGLSETQQTLLIQGLRDRVVLATDGKMMNGLDVVYAALLGAEEFGFATSAMIVMGCIMMRKCHLNTCPVGVATQNPILRKKFTGKPEYLINYLYFVAREVREYMAKLGYRTMNEMIGQVHRIKFNKPRDHWKARGIYMGNILRKVTPYPNTQLYCTKKQDHGLEKQLDYKIMDKIKDAIENFNPVELHLDINNENRAFGTIISGEIARRYGNEGLPEDTIKIYLRGYAGQSFGAFLTKGVTLHLKGQANDYVGKGLSGGKIIIQTPEESELDPSENIIIGNTCFYGATSGEAYINGVAGERFAVRNSGVYAVVEGVGDHGCEYMTAGRVIILGKTGRNFAAGMSGGIAYVWDPEKVFERNVNLSMVDIEELINPKEIEFVKNMLTKHYQYTKSKRAKEILDNWENEIGNFVKVMPGDYKLALQKLEEEELSGLKEKEEEIEEVLHG
- a CDS encoding aldo/keto reductase, with amino-acid sequence MKHKRLGRSPIFVSQLCLGTMTFGSFVSEEESFRILDKAYDFGINFFDTAEIYPVPPDEKWVFRTEEILGKWFRTKPRDSIIIATKVSGPSHGWFVPPVRSGLTTLDQHHITKAIEGSLKRLQTDYIDLYQIHWNDPRADHEAYYYEILSSLTKLKEQGKIRIAGCSNETPWGLMKSLWVSDKYHLIRYETIQNNYSILNRRFEDSLAEISRKEQVSLLPYSPLAGGVTTGKYNQENPPENARFSIYKNMGERQKRQVKKYINEKTLETVNRLKPIAEKLNISTTTLSIAWILQQDFVASVIFGVTNSEQLDEIFSATEIKLDKEILKEIDQISNDIMYPLG